A DNA window from Chloroflexota bacterium contains the following coding sequences:
- a CDS encoding ABC transporter permease, with amino-acid sequence MSLHRTLAILRKEFHHIARDARLLFLVTFSPAFLLLTFSYVFAMDLGQTTVAVFDQDRSRLARDYLAHLTADGDVRLVAEAASYEEADRILIAGKADAVLVIPPGLEADALSGRGAQVQLLVDGTDANMARQVIGDFTARTNAFAMKLPGPALTLRAFVESRSRVLYNPGLKSLVSMVPGLIAVVLIMPALALTLALTREKEVGTFEVLITTPVRGPEYLIGKLTAYITAGLGSALLALMVATLWFRVPFRGQLSTLFLLTIVYYGASMGLSLVLATFIKNQQTAMFATLLVSFVPSFFIAGLITPINKTSLVSMAMSYSLPTTHFIVIARGLFLKGLGLPQLWQPTAVLMGMGLTALLLSILLFKKRIG; translated from the coding sequence ATGTCACTGCACCGAACCCTCGCCATCTTACGCAAGGAATTCCATCACATCGCCCGGGACGCGCGCCTGCTCTTCCTGGTGACCTTCTCACCCGCCTTCCTACTGCTCACGTTCTCCTACGTGTTCGCCATGGACCTGGGGCAGACGACCGTGGCGGTCTTCGATCAGGATCGCAGCCGGCTTGCACGCGACTATCTGGCCCACCTGACCGCCGATGGCGATGTGCGCCTGGTGGCGGAGGCAGCGAGCTACGAGGAAGCCGACCGGATCCTGATCGCCGGGAAAGCGGACGCCGTCCTGGTCATCCCACCCGGCCTCGAGGCGGACGCCCTCAGCGGGCGCGGCGCACAGGTGCAACTCCTGGTGGATGGCACAGACGCCAACATGGCCCGCCAGGTCATCGGCGACTTCACCGCGCGCACGAACGCCTTCGCGATGAAGCTGCCCGGCCCCGCGCTCACGCTGCGCGCCTTTGTGGAATCTCGCAGCCGCGTGCTCTACAACCCCGGGCTGAAGTCGCTGGTGAGCATGGTGCCCGGCCTGATCGCGGTCGTGCTCATCATGCCCGCACTGGCGCTCACACTGGCACTCACCCGAGAGAAGGAGGTGGGCACCTTCGAGGTGCTGATCACCACGCCGGTGCGGGGCCCGGAATACCTGATCGGCAAGCTCACCGCCTACATCACGGCCGGTCTCGGCAGCGCTCTCCTCGCGCTCATGGTGGCGACTCTGTGGTTCCGGGTGCCCTTTCGCGGACAACTGTCCACCCTGTTCCTGCTCACCATCGTGTACTATGGCGCCAGCATGGGGCTGAGCCTGGTCCTGGCGACCTTCATCAAGAATCAACAGACGGCGATGTTCGCCACGCTGCTCGTCTCCTTTGTGCCCAGCTTCTTCATTGCCGGCCTGATCACCCCGATCAACAAGACGTCGCTCGTCTCCATGGCCATGTCCTACAGCCTGCCCACCACCCACTTCATCGTCATCGCGCGAGGACTCTTCCTCAAAGGGCTGGGCCTGCCGCAGCTTTGGCAGCCCACGGCCGTGCTGATGGGCATGGGCCTGACCGCCCTGCTCCTGAGCATCCTTCTGTTCAAGAAGCGGATCGGATAG
- a CDS encoding TetR/AcrR family transcriptional regulator, translating to MAEATSETLDGRERIIREAERLFGERGYRGVSIRELARACGMTNAALYYHFSNKADLFYQVAIRHSERLAQTMREEAAAAGDDPLNQLAAVARVYAEHLRFRQDTAHVFAEAMRQLGKERAHALRDYFHQNVLGAVVSVIRTGQERGVLRSVDPELAARAFIGLLGTLRFHDQQERFTEQQVEQLVDLFLHGMMARR from the coding sequence TTGGCGGAAGCGACATCGGAGACGCTTGACGGAAGGGAGCGGATTATCCGGGAGGCGGAGCGCCTGTTTGGGGAGCGCGGGTATCGGGGCGTTTCCATTCGGGAGCTGGCCAGGGCATGCGGCATGACCAATGCCGCCCTGTACTATCACTTCAGCAATAAGGCGGACCTGTTCTACCAGGTGGCCATTCGTCACTCGGAGCGCCTGGCGCAGACCATGCGCGAGGAGGCGGCCGCGGCCGGCGATGATCCTCTGAATCAATTGGCGGCGGTGGCGCGCGTCTACGCCGAACACCTCCGGTTTCGGCAGGATACGGCTCACGTCTTCGCCGAGGCGATGCGCCAGCTCGGGAAGGAGCGGGCCCACGCGCTGCGCGATTACTTCCACCAGAACGTGCTGGGGGCTGTAGTCAGTGTGATCCGCACGGGGCAGGAGCGCGGCGTGTTGCGCTCTGTGGATCCGGAGCTGGCCGCTCGGGCGTTCATCGGCCTGCTGGGCACGCTGCGCTTTCATGATCAGCAGGAGCGCTTCACCGAGCAGCAGGTGGAGCAGTTGGTCGATCTCTTCCTGCACGGCATGATGGCGCGGAGGTAG